From Sphaeramia orbicularis chromosome 21, fSphaOr1.1, whole genome shotgun sequence:
GTGTAATGACCTGTTATTCACTTGATTTCTAGAAATCTTAACAGCTTGTACTACGAATAATTAGTGAATCTGAAAATTGTAATTGCGCCAAACGCCCAGATGAAAGCAACATTCATTGATGGTGTATAGACTGGCTGAAGTGTTAGTCAGTCTTAGCTCTGAAAATGTGTTGATTTCATTTTATGATGTAATGCACAGTTTTCTCCTGGCAGACTGTTTTTTTAAACGTGTCATTTGGCGGGTTTGTTTGAAAAGATTTTGCAGTTTAAATAATGCTCACCATAAGCTTGTTACTCAGGTCGTAATGGTTCAGTGGATGATTCTGATTTTGTCATAACAATATATTTATCTTGAACTATCGTATCTTCTTCAGGTGTTCCAATTTTTGAATGCCAAGTGCGAGTCCGCCTTCCTGGCCAAGAGGAATCCTAGACAGATCAACTGGACTGTGCTTTACAGACGCAAGCACAAGAAGGGCCAGTCTGTAAGTACTGGATTGAATAAGATGTATAGCCATGAAATAAACTACCTAAACTGATATTTGAGATACTAGTGAGGCTTTCAGCCTAACACTTAGTGGAATGACATGAGTGAACAGTATGTATTTTTAAAGTAAGCTGCTCTAACGGTTATTTGTGGTGGTGTTTTGGCcattgtgtgtgggttttttaatgtttttttttttttcctctttttatgcTGTTTACGTTTGCTGTGCAAATGCTTTGGGGATTGCCTGGGTCCTTACATAAACTAAAATCCCAAAATCTAAGTGTTAGGGTTTTGGGTACAATTTTGATATGCATTAAAATACTTGATTGAGGTCTGTATAACTTTAGTGAATTTAAAAATCTGCTACACCTTGAACAAGATGAGGTGGGCACATGGGGCATTACGTTATCAGTTGGATAGGCCCTCTGGGAAAACACAAGTTACCGACCTTTCTCAACTCCTGGTGTTTATTCACATAAGGAGCCACCAGTCTAGGAGAATCCAGTCCCAATTTGAGTTGTGAAAAGGTCTTAAATTACATCTATAAAACAGTCGTGATGTCTTAAACTAAACTTGTTGAAAGGTTCAGAAAACATTTGAATTACAGAACTGTGTTGGCAGTAACACTTAGCGCATGGTAAAGAACTCTGCATCTGGTCTGAAATTAGCTCATTGATACTAGTTTGGCTGCAGGTGGATGGTGTGCGTGGTGTCGGTCCATGTTATGTATTGTTGCCAGACTACGTTTTGTAGCCTGTGCAGCGGTGCTCACTCCTCACTTGCAGCCATAGAGCAGAAGGAGATCATAGTACTGGCCCTTGATGTCTTTCTTGACTTCTCACCATTGGTCAGCCTCCAAACTCTCCAACATAATGCCAGTGTCAGTGTCCTCTGATAGCACAGTTATTCTGCCATAGGTGATACTTTCTAAACATATTGGGGATTCCTTGTGTTCTAAAGTGTATTATTCAGTCTTAACCTTTCCTGGAAACAATTAGCCTGTTTGAAGGTCCATTGTAAATATAAGTTTTAAGAATCCTGAAAGCCATAATTGAGACGTTAACAACCATTGTATGGAGATGTACAGGAACATTAGTTCCTCTTTGCCCTCAAGTTACATGTTGTGTCTGTAAATCAGACTTTGGAATTGGTACTCGAAATAAATGTGGTGTTTTCCTCTTGCATTTTAACAGGAAGAGGTGACAAAGAAGCGTACCCGCCGCGCAGTTAAGTTCCAGAGGGCCATCACTGGGGCCTCCCTGGCTGAGATCATGGCCAAGAGGAACCAGAAGCCAGAGGTCCGCAAAGCCCAGAGAGAGCAGGCCATCAGGTAAACACACAAATCTGGTACATCTACAGATGCAGGAGGCCACGACTGTCACTGAGGACCTTTGTTGCCCAAACTATACGCTCGTCATATATTTCTTAATTTAACACAAGTTAAAAATAAATTTGAGAATTAATTAGCAGGATCACTGATTTAAATGtctcatatttttaaaaaaagaaaaaaaaaaggtcttgctCACTAGGCTATCATTATTAGTGTACATGTGATATGGCATTGTAATATTTAGAGTTTAGCAGGTGTTTGGCATAACATTAGTACTAAATCTCATTGAGCAGATTGTAAACATGATCCTCTGAAAGACATTGCATAAGAGAGCAGTGGGATCCAAAAATTTGTTCTCATCCTCAAAGTCCGAGGTTAACTTAGGCACTCGGATGTCATTGTTTCCAAAACTATATGTCAAGAtaatttattaactgtttgtAAAATAACAATTGAATGCCTTTGGCTGTATGAAGACATTAGAGAGCACCGCTAATGGAGGATCAGCTTTGTGGCTGTAATTAATTTGTATAAATATTTTGCATAAGTGCCTGAAGACAAATTGCCTTTTGCTtgtattattcatgtttttttctcttctagGTACTTTTACCCTGGAAACTTACTGTCACTATTCATTTACACGATGGCTTAACGATGACTAGGTTTTATCCATAATGTCCAGTCTTACCTGTTAACTGAGTGCTTGTACTTTTTTCCTCTTAGGGCTGCCAAGGAGGCCAAGAAGGCAAAGCAGGCGGCCAAGAAGCCCGCTGCTCCCAGTGCAAAGGTATGACCTCAGATTGTGCAGAATAGAGGAGTTTTCATCAGATATTCTTAATATTCTTTGAGTATTATAaccttaaaatattaaaaaatacactgaagtttCCTGGTTTTTGAAGCACTGTGTGTTAGACTATTTCAGGCTTTTACGGACTTAGTTCTTTGTGCACCTTGATATTTTACAACAGTCACTGTCCTTATAAGTtgtaacataatttttttttcttttgtagacCGCTGCCAAGACTGCGCAGAAACCCAAGGTCGCCAAGCCTGTGAAGATGGCTGCACCCCGTGTTGGTGGAAAACGCTAAACCTGGCTTCTTGTTTATGGGTGTGAATAAAATTTTGTTAAACCAGAAATGGTGTTCATACCGTCTCATTAAACTCCAGACTCTGAAGGTGTTTTTAATACTCTACATGAGGTTAGGCTGACTGCTGAGTGAGTTCAGTGTCAGGTTGATGCGGTGTGACTTGGTGATATGTGACCGGATTAGCAAAGTTGAGTGGAATTTTAACACTTCCTCGTCTCGACGGTGCTGCTTTACCCTGTGGACCCAGTTGGTAAGAGGACATTTTGTGTTGGTAACAGTGGCTGTGTTGGCTGTATCTACAGACACAAATCTAAAGCTGTACCAGTTTACCTATTATGAGGTTACATGAGCTAGAAAAGAAGTTTGTACCTGCATCAGTTATTGATTTTACTACTCAGCTATGCTGTATTTCAGATGTCATACATTTATTCTAACAATTACACAGCTAATGTTTTGAGAAATAAGATGCTATGATAGTTGTCTGAGTAGTTGATCTTTGAGTCTTTAAGCATGTTTTGCTGAttattacatttataaactaataaaacaacagGTGACTTGTACACATCCAAACCTCAGTGGGAGGTACTGGGTGTAAAACGACTTTCTTCGAATACCTGTTTATTTTTGCCATAATGCACAATGTGATTctaaaagttgtaattttttccTTGAGCCTATTGAAAGGTTTTACAGGCATAACATTTCATAATATGTTGATGAAAAATGATGGTTTTCTCCTTTTCTTGCATCTTCACATTCAGATCAGGATTTAAAAACACTTCAGGGTTcatatgggtgcttgaaatccttgaatatGTTTGAATTTCAAAGTTGTGTGtttaaggtctgaaaagtgcttgaattttagttgaagtacTTTCAGTTTTAACCAAAGCTTCTTACAGAGagatgatacattttgaaaaattaaactttatgccaaaaaagaaaattagtgaGTGCTCTCAGGTAGAATCCTGCTTCATTTTTATCTTGATCTTAGTCTCGGTGTGAGTGTATCTGAAGAACACCGAgtagcttccctttttttttggataaaacgttCTGTTCTCCATTAATTTCTAAATGTTTTGCTATTATAcaacatcattttagatgtttatagcacaatacaatgtacatcattgtgataaaaaagtgag
This genomic window contains:
- the rpl24 gene encoding large ribosomal subunit protein eL24, translating into MKVELCSFSGYKIYPGHGRRYARIDGKVFQFLNAKCESAFLAKRNPRQINWTVLYRRKHKKGQSEEVTKKRTRRAVKFQRAITGASLAEIMAKRNQKPEVRKAQREQAIRAAKEAKKAKQAAKKPAAPSAKTAAKTAQKPKVAKPVKMAAPRVGGKR